AGAAGAAGTGAATTTTGGAAGAGGGTCAAAAGTGTTGAGTTCAAAAGCTAAAGGAGATGATTTGAAAATCACTTTTGAAGGTGACGGGAATGGTTTTAAGAAAGATAATTTTGCGGGAAAAATGCTTGGAAAAGACCGCAATGGAGGAATGATTTATGGTTATTCCAGACTTCCATGGGTGGATTATAATGAGGTGACTCTTTCTGCTAGAAAGCCAGAGATTTTAAAAGAGAAAGGTGTTGTCAGAGTCAACGTTGAGAACTTTGGTCAGGTAAATTCAAAAAAAGCAATAGTGTCGGTGGAGATTTTTGAAGATGGGGCCACTGCTTTTGTTTCCAATAAAAAAATTAAGGGAATCAAGCCTTTCGAAGGAGTGACAGTAGATTTTCCTTTTGACAAGTCTTTTCCAATAGGCACCAAACTTTCCTTCAAAGTTTCAATCCAATCTTCAAAGAATATATCTGAAATTTTTGATGGAAGTTTTTCAGAATCAAATCTTTAAATTAAAGTATTCAACTAATTTATTGTCAGTATTTTAACATTTAACAAACGTGTCTCTATTCGCCTTTACAGGAAAAGTGAGATGTTTACTGACCCAAAATATTATCCTATGAGAAATGTGATTTGTTATTTTTTAGTTCTTCTGTCTTTACAAAGTTATGCTCAAGAAAGGTCTCCTTTGACCCTTTGGTACGAGCAACCAGCTGGTGAAGTATGGACCAATGCACTACCTATCGGGAATGGAAAATTAGGAGCAATGGTCTATGGTAATGTGGAAAATGAGCTAATCCAGCTCAACGAGCATACCGTTTGGTCTGGAGGACCTAATAGAAATGATAATCCTGATGCCCTAGCTGCTTTGCCTGAAATCCGAAGATTAATTTTCGAAGGTAAGCAAAAGGAAGCTGAGGAATTGGCTTCTAAAACCATTCAAACCAAGAAGTCAAATGGTCAGAAATTCCAGCCTGTTGGGGATCTAAATATTGCATTTGAGGGGCATACTACATTTACAAACTATCGAAGAGAATTGGATATTGAGCGGGCGGTTTCAAAAGTTACCTATGAGGTTGATGGAGTAGTCTATACACGAGAAGCTATAGCCTCATTTGCAGAAAATGTAATCGCAGTTCACCTAACTGCCAGTAAGCCAGGCATGATTTCATTCATAGCATCCATGACTACGCCTCAGCCAAATGCTTCTATTGCTCTTAATTCTGATAATGAATTGGCAATTTCTGGGACCACAACAGATCATGAAGGAGTAAAAGGAAAAATTAAATTCAAAAGTCTTACTAAAATCAAAAATATAGGAGGGAAACTTACATCAACAGGTACCTCTATCGCGGTAAAAAATGCTGATGAAGCCACGATTTATATTGCCATAGCTACCAATTTCAATAATTATTTGGATTTGGAAGGGGATGAAAACTCAAGAGCAAAAGGTTTTCTAGTAAATGCTACTACCCAATCTTTTAATGATTTGCTAAAGACCAATTTGGTTGATTACCAAAACTATTTTAATCGTGTGAGTTTAAGTTTGGGAGAAACAGATGCTTCTAAACTTCCGACAGACGAGCGTTTACGAAACTTTAGGACAGGCAATGATCCTTCTTTAGTATCGCTTTATTATCAGTACGGAAGGTATCTGTTGATTTCCTCCTCTCAACCTGGTGGCCAGCCTGCAAATTTGCAGGGTATATGGAACAAAGAGATGTCACCCCCTTGGGACAGCAAATACACGATCAATATTAATGCGCAGATGAACTACTGGCCTGCAGAGAAAACCAATCTGGCTGAGCTTCATGAGCCTTTCCTGAAGATGGTTTCTGAGATGGCTGAAGCAGGAGAGGAAACAGCTAGGGTGATGTATGGAGCCAGAGGGTGGATGGCGCATCATAATACGGATATTTGGAGAATCACAGGTCCGGTAGATGCGATATTCTGGGGGATCTGGAGTGGAGGTGGAGCTTGGACCAGTCAGCATCTTTGGGATCATTTCCAGTATAGTGGTGATATGGAATACTTGAAGTCCATCTATCCAATCCTTAAAGGTGCGGCGATGTTTTATGTGGACTTTTTAGTAGAACATCCAGACAAGCCTTGGTTGGTAGTCAATCCAGGTACTTCTCCTGAAAATGCTCCAGCTGCTCATGATGGTTCTTCTTTGGATGCTGGAACCACGATGGATAATCAGTTGGTTTTTGATGCCTTTAGCACTGTGATCCAAGCTTCGGAATTACTTAAAATAGATCAAGCTTTTGCCGATACCCTTCAATTAATGAGAGACCAATTGCCTCCTATGCAGATAGGAAAACATGGGCAACTTCAGGAATGGTTAGATGATATTGACGACCCAAATGACCATCACCGTCATATATCTCATTTATATGGTTTATATCCTTCAAATCAAATTTCTCCACTGCGCACTCCAGAATTGTATTCAGCTTCCAAAAATACCTTGATCCAACGAGGAGATGTATCTACTGGTTGGAGCATGGGCTGGAAAGTCAATTGGTGGGCTAGAATGCTTGATGGAAATCATGCCTACAAACTAATACAAAATCAGCTTTCTCCTGTTGGTAGCAACCAAGGGGGTGGAGGTTCTTATAATAACCTTTTTGATGCGCATCCTCCTTTCCAGATAGATGGCAACTTCGGTTGTACTTCTGGAATTACTGAAATGTTGGTTCAAAGTGCCAATGGAGAAATTCATTTGCTTCCAGCATTGCCTGATGTTTGGCAAGATGGAAGTATTACAGGAATTAGAGCTAAAGGAGGTTTTGAAGTAGTGGAACTGGATTGGGAAGACGGGCAAATCGAAAAATTAGTAATAAAATCTAACATCGGAGGAAACTTAAGATTGAGAGTGCCAAATTCCTTGCTACTTGAAAATGGATTAAAAGAAGCCAGTGGTTCCAATCCTAACCCTTTCTATCAGGTGCCAGTTACAGCCGATCCAATAGTATCTCCACAAGCTAAAATTATTCCGCCCAATCTTGGTGAAACTTCTGTTTACGACCTAAATACAAATGCCGGAGAGATTTATGAGATTGTCTCCAAATAATCTGATTTTCTATGTAACTTTTAAATCCCCAAAAAACCTAATATGAAAAAGTGGTCTGCCTTTTTTATTATCCCATTGCTGCTATTTCTCACTGTATTTGAGAGTTTTGCTCAAGATCCTAATTTTTACGTTTTCCTTAGCTTCGGTCAGTCTAATATGGAAGGCCACTCAAAATATGAGCCTCAGGATACAGTGGCAAATGAGCGGTTTCAGGTACTTCAAGCAGTAGATTGTCCAGATTTAAACCGAGAGATGGGGAATTGGTATCCAGCTGTTCCCCCTCTAACTCGATGCAATACAGGTATTACTCCAGGTGATTATTTTGGGAAAACATTGGCCGCTAGCCTCCCTGACAGCATAAAAATTGGAATTATCAATGTGTCTGTAGGTGGCTGTAAAATCGAACTTTTCGAGAAAGATAATTACGAATCTTATGTTGAAACTGCTCCCGGATGGATGAAAGGCATGATCGCTCAATACGATGGGAATCCTTATGGCAGATTACTTGAATTGGCTAAAATTGCTCAAAAAGATGGGGTAATCAAGGGGATTTTACTTCATCAGGGAGAATCAAATACAGGGGATCAATCTTGGCCTAAGAAAGTGAAAGGTGTATATGATAATCTTTTATTTGACCTTGGCTTGGATCCGGATTCTGTACCGCTTTTGGCGGGCGAGCTGGTGAGTGCTGAACAAGGTGGCAAATGTGCCAGCATGAACCCAATCATCGCTACACTTCCTGAGGTGATTTCAAATTCCTACGTGATTTCATCAGCGGATTGCGAGGCGATAGCGGATGGATTACATTTTTCCGCTTCAGGTTATCGCTTATTAGGGTCACGCTACGGCGAACAAATGGCCCAGCTACTAATGAAATGACAAATTTATATCTTGTAGCCAATCACTATAATTAAACTCAATAAAAAACCTATAAACCTATGACTCGCTCATTTAACCTATTTCTATTTTTGTTCCTTTTTGTTGGATTGCTCCAAGCTCAGCAATTAGAAAAGGAGGCCCCAACTGGTTTTGATCAAGCTAGAGAGGGAATTTCTCATGGTAAAATTGAGACCATTACTTATAACTCTAAAACGGTGGGGAATGACAGAAAAGCCACAGTTTACACTCCTCCGGGCTTTTCTAAAAATGAAAAATACCCAGTGCTTTACCTGCTTCATGGCATAGGAGGAGATGAGAAAGAATGGCTGGAGGGAGGACATCCAGAGATCATTCTTGACAACCTTTATGCAGACGGAAAGCTGGAACCCATGATCGTGGTAATGCCGAATGGAAGAGCAATGAAAGATGATAGTAAAGGAGGAAATATTATGGCACCGGAGAAGGTTCAGGCCTTTGCGACATTTGAAAAGGATTTGCTAGATGACCTGATTCCTTATGTGGAAGAAAACTTCCCTGTGCTTACCGATCGAGAGAACCGTGCAATTGCCGGACTTTCCATGGGAGGAGGGCAGTCTCTTAATTTTGGCCTAGGCAATTTGGACAAGTTTGCTTGGGTAGGTGGATTTTCCTCTGCTCCCAATACCAAGGAACCACAAGTCTTGGTGCCAGATCCTGAGAAGGCGAAGGAAATGTTGAAAGTACTTTGGATCTCTTGTGGAGATGCCGATGGATTGCTCAGATTCTCTTCCCGTACCCATGAATATCTAGCAGAAAATAATGTGCCGCATATCTATTACCTAGAGACTGGTGGGCATGATTTCAAGGTTTGGAAAAATGGACTTTATATGTTTTCTCAGCTACTTTTCAAGCCAGTCGATGAATCTAAGTTTGATCAATATAGTCCGCTTGACATTTCTTAATCAATGTACTTGTAAGATTAATGAGGGATAAATTATTGCCCTTTTAATAAAAGATCATTTCCGGGTGAATTTTATTATACTTGATAATAAATCTCAAATTTCCATGAAAAAATTACTTCTGATTTTCATTTTCATCTGTGGGTTTTCGGCCCTTAGTTTTTCGCAAACAACAGGTGAAATCAAGGTAGATTCTGTTTATAGTTCCTATTTGGAAAACGATTTTGGTGAAGCTACCACTAGAAAAATCAGTGTTTATCTCCCTCCAGGTTACCATGAAAGTGACGCTAGGTATCCGGTGATTTATTTCTTGCATGGATTTACCGGTACGCACGAAATGCGTGGGATGAAGGAAATTTTGGATTATGCAATTGAAACGAAAAGAATTCGGCCATTTATTTTAGTTATTCCTAATCAGTTGACTTCTTATGGTGGAAGCTTTTACAGCAATTCGGAATATTTTGGAGGCTGGGAAGATTTTACTGCATTTGATCTAGTGTCCCATTTGGACAAAAATTATAAGACTATTGCTACCAAAGAAAGCAGGGGGATTACCGGGCACAGTATGGGAGGATACGGTGCTATAAAGTTGGCGATGCATCATCCGGATATATTTAATACAGTGTATGCAATTAGTCCAGGGGCATTGACAATTGTAAGAGAGTACGGTCCCAATAGCAATACATTCAAAGAGCTTTCTACCATCACTACGCTAGAGGAACTTGGTAAAACTTATTTTGGAAGTGTGATGATGGCGTTTGGGCGATCATGGTCTCCAAATCCTAATAACCCTCCATTTTATTGTGATTTCCCATTTGAATACCAAGGTGAAAAGCTGATCGTACATGAAGATGTTTTGCAAAAATGGTATGCAAATATGCCGGTACATATGATAGATGATAATTTAGAAAACCTTCAAAAACTAAAAGCGATCAAAATGGATTGGGGTAGAAATGCCGGAGACAGATTTACGATACAATGTAAAATGTTTAGTCAGCGGCTGGAGAATGTAGGAATCACCCATTTTGCCGAAGAATACATAGGCACGCATACTAGCGGGATTTACACTAAGGATGGACGCATACCTCAACAGGTATTGCCGTTCTTTGATGAATATTTAGAATTTTAATCCCTGAATTTTTCCAATTCCTCAGCCTATGTTGTCACTTTTAGGTTTCCTAACCATAGTCATTTTGCTTGTATTGGTGATGTCAAAAAAAGCATCTCCTGTAGTGGCTTTGATTATGGTGCCGATAGTGATGGGGTTGATCGGTGGTTTTGGTTTTGAATTGGTGGACTTCATGACTGATGGAATTAAAACCATTGCTCCAACTGGGGTTATGTTTATTTTCGCCATTTTGTTTTTTGGGGTTCTCACGGATGCAGGAACCTTCAAACCAATAATTGACAAGTTGTTGGGGTTTGCGGGGAACGATCCTGCAAGAATCTCAGTGGCAGCGGCTGTTTTGGCAATGGTTGTCCACTTGGACGGCTCAGGGGCGGTAACTTTTTTAGTGACTATTCCGGCTTTCCTTCCATTATATGATGCCCTGAATATGAAGCGGGCTAATCTCGCCTGTATTGTTGCTCTTTCAGCAGGAACCATGAATATTCTTCCTTGGGGAGGGCCAACCATTAGAGCCGCATCGGCTTTGGAAGTTGAGGTTACCGAATTATTTAATCCGTTGTTAATTCCTGTTTTAGTAGGTTTGATTGTGGTTCTTTTAATCGCTTTTTACTTGGGTAAAAGTGAAAGAAAAAGTGATATGGCTGAGGTTGAAATTGATAAAGAGAATACTTTCAGCGAACTGGAAAGACCTAAGCTTTTTTGGTTCAATATTATACTGATTTTACTGGCTGTTGGAGTTCTTGTCTCGGGGTTAGCTCCACCACACGTGATTTTTATGGTGGCTTTTTGCATTGCTATTTCAGTGAATTACCCGAAAGTGAAGGAGCAAAGCAAACGAATCGACGCACATGCCAAAGCAGCTATTTTGATGGCAAGTATTCTATTTGCCGCAGGGTGTTTTACTGGTATTTTGAAAGGTTCGGGAATGATATCCGCTATGGCAGATTCTGCCGTAGCCTATACGCCAAATTGGATAGGTAATCATTTGGCGGTGATCACTGGGGTATTAGCTATGCCTGCGAGTCTTCTTTTCGATCCTGATTCATTCTACTTTGGGATTTTACCCTTATTGTCCTCGACAGCCGTGGAGTTTGGAGGTTCTGGGATAGAAGTAGGAAGGGCGGCAATAATGGGACAGATGACTACTGGTTTTCCTGTAAGCCCATTAACTGGTGCAACTTTTTTGTTAATTGGATTGACAGGAGTTGACTTGGCAGATCATCAGCGTAAAACGATACCTTATGCTTTTCTGGTAAGTATGATAATATTGATTGTGGCTCTTTTAGTTGGAGCTATTTCCTTTTAAGAATATGAAGAAGATAAGAATTGGAAGCGGAGCAGGATACGGAGGGGATAGGTTGGAACCTGCCCTCGAATTGATGGAGAAAGGGAAACTGGATTACATTGGGTTTGAATGCTTGGCCGAACGAACAATTGCCATCGCACAAGAGCAAAAAAGAATAGACCCTGACAAAGGATACAATCATTTGCTTAACTATAGGATGGAAAAAGTCATTCCATTGGCCTATAAAAACAAGATCAAAGTCATCACCAATATGGGAGCAGCCAACCCCGAAAAAGCAGCGAAAATAATAGCTGAATTGGCTAAGCAAGCCGGTGCGAAAGGGATGAAAATTGCAGCAGTATTTGGGGATGATGTGTTGGAGCAAATAAAAGGTCAGGATGATTTATTAATTCTAGAAACTGGTCAACCTTTATCTTCAATTAAAGAAAATATTGTTTCTGCCAATGCATATTTGGGAGCATTGCCAATTGTAGAAGCTTTGCAAAACGGTGCAGATATTATAGTCACTGGACGAGTTGCTGACCCTTCCTTATTTTTGGCGCCATTGATTTACGAATTTGATTGGAGTTTGGAAGATTATGTCAAATTGGGAAAAGGGACATTGATAGGTCATTTATTGGAATGTGCAGCTCAGGTTTGTGGCGGATATTTCGCTGACCCTGGCGTAAAGGATGTTCCAGAGCTATGGAATGTTGGCTTTCCCTTCGTCGAGGTGAATGAATCTGGAGATGGTTTTGTGTCCAAAATACCAGGATCTGGAGGTGTGGTGAATACTGCTACATGTACAGAACAAATGCTTTATGAGATCCATGATCCAAAGAAATATTTTACCCCAGACTGTACCGCAGATTTTTCGAAAGTAGAATTTCAGGAGTTGGGAAAAGATAAAGTTGCTTTCATAGGAGGCACTGGAAATCAGGCCACAGAAACTTATAAAGTAAGTGTGGGTTACAGAAATGGTTTTTTGGGAGAAGGTGAAATTAGTTATGGAGGCGTAAACTGTTTGAAGCGTGCTGAGCTGGCAATCGAAATTCTTCAAAAGAGGTTGGTGAGTAAAGAACTTTCTGACTTAAGATTTGAAATGATTGGAGTTAATTCACTCAATACTATAACTCAATCTAGTGTAATAGCAGAGCCTTCTGAAATAAGGATACGTGTGGCAGGAAAGTCTATCAATGCTTCAGAAGCCAGAAAAATAGGATTAGAAGTGGAAGCGCTTTATACCAACGGACCTGCTGGCGGCGGTGGAGCAACTCAGAAATTGAGTGAGTTGATTTCTATTGCCTCCGTCCTTATGCCCAAAAAAGAAGTAAAAACCAAGATCATTTACCAAACCATTGATTGATATGAAACTTTGGGAAATAGCGCATTCCAGAACTGGAGATAAAGGAAACATCAGCAATATTTCATTGATTGTTTACGATAAATCCAATTTTGATTTGGTCCTCCAAAAGGTGACAGCAGATAAAGTAAAAGACTGGTTTGGTGAACGGGTAAAAGGGGATGTGATCCGATATGAATTACCTCAATTAGGCGCCTTGAACTTTGTTCTTTACGATGCTTTAGAAGGAGGCGTTACCAGTGCATCAACTTTGGATAAACATGGAAAATCTATGAGTTCTTATTTGCTGATGATGGAGCTATGATTTTTGAAGTAAGCTGAAAAAAAATATCATTTTGGGAAAATTATTAACGTTTTTAGAGAATAATATATTAAAGGGAAAAGGGATATGGATTAAAATAACAATTTTTCGACTTTATAATTAGATGCAATATTTTCACGATTCTTATAATATCGTTTTATTTTCCTCATGTTTAATTGGGGTTGGATATTGCTTTTATTTCATTCAAGGGAAATTTTCTGAACGTATAGGTAAACAGCCATATAACCAACTTAGAGATGCCAATTATTTTCTTAAACAATTTCTATTGACTTTAGGAATTGGATTGATAGGCTACTACATCGGGGCATTTTTTTTATTTATGCCTTTTAGTTTTCTAGTTGCCTTTTGGCTTTTGAACTATCTAACTGAACTGAGAACTGGAAAACCAATAATTTTTGGGACTAGATGGAATGCTCCTAAGAAAAAGAGGTGGATTTCAGGTCTGAATACATTTTTAGTTTTAATGTTGACTTTCACTTTGACCTTTGCACTGGCTTTACTATTTGGACAAGCTTAAATTTCAAATGGTTCCATACTAATGGAATAAAAGCTAGATAAAAGTAATTTGAAATGGTAGTGATTTTGGGGTTATTTTTATTCCACTTTCATAGTTATAAAGTTTATCCAAGATCTCTCGGATCAATCTCTCCTTGTCCAATTCCTTTTTTCTTTTTGACCGCAAACTCAGGATGTAAATGATCCATATACCCAGGCTACAGCAAAAAGAGGAAAGGGATTTTCCGCTCCCAAGGCTCCCATCAAAGCAATATAGCTGATGAATACAGTTCCAAAAAAATTTTATTACTGACTACATAATCGGAAGTGTTTTTGAATTACTAATACATCAGTTTACGGATAGGGTTCATATCCGTTGAGTTTAAAAGTGTAAATGAGTAAAGAAGGTTTTATATAAATAAATATTTAATGGTTTACTTACCTTCAATTATTATTCTGCGATAACTAGTGAGTCTTGGAGATCCTGAATCTGTTACCTCACAGATGATATGTAAAGTCTTTCCCGCAAAATCTTCTGGAACGGTTAAACTTGCTTTTCTGGAATCATTTCCTTCTATGATGACGTCTTCTTTGTAAGTTCCGGCTTCAGGAATTGTCCACCAACTGAATGTTAAAGCATCTCCTTCTGGGTCAGAGGACTTCGATGCATCCCAAGAAACTTTCTTTCCTGGTTTAACTTTTTGTATGATGATTTCAATTCCTTCATTTTTATTGATCACCACATTTGGATTCCGATTTCCAGTACCATCTTTTGCCCAATCCATTCGAGCAGCGAAATTATTGAAAGTGGCTGGATAGAAATGCTCCAAATACTTATTTGATATATCATATTCAGGTGCTTTGAAGTTTGTATATGCCATGGTTTCCCCATCTTCACTGAGCTGGAAAGTAGAATATCCACCCCAACTCACCTGACTAGGTTGCATAGGGTTGCTCAAACCATTTGGCAGCAAATACAAAAATGCTGGTGTGTCTCCTTCCACGCCATATTTGTATTTGGGATAAACGGCTCCCAAAGCTCCATGGCTCTGAATATGCTCAGCATAGGCTTCCCAATTTTTCCTGCCTTTTCCATTTTGAAATCTCCAGTCAGATTCATCCCATATAAATAAAAGCGCATCAGAAAATTCCTTTCTCATCCAGAAATGAGAACTAATATCATATGGCGTTTTTTGATCCCGATCCTGATCGGTAATCGCATAGGTTGGGGTTTTGTGAAGAAAGGCCTTCAGTTCAGCTTCAGAGCGAGTTTGTTTCACATCCCAAATTGCTTGGGCAAGTGTGTTTCCACCACCCCAAACCGTAATCCAAAGTGGTCTATCATCATTTTCGTCTGCCAGATGGATAATAAAATCGCTTCCTGCAGATTCATTGCCTTCTCCTATAAATTTTAATCCACGGTTTTCACTTCCAAACATGGTGACACTTCTCAAATAGTCTGGACTTGGCCAATAGCCTATTTTTTGATGAGATTCATCGGATAAAAAGCCTTGCTGATTGGAGCGCTTCATCAAATTTGGCAAGTCCTTCTCATAAGCATCGATGGCAACATGGATCAAGTCCATAAAATCAGCCCGTGTTTTATCTAAACTCCAACCAGTCGTGAAAATCAAGGCTTCAATTTCAAAGAGATCTGCATGTGCCATCAATCGAACGAGAGATTCACTATCGTCTGTTTCCCAAGTGGAAACATCTGTAAGCACTACAATTCTCGGCTTTGGAGGAGTGTTCTTTATGCCTTGCTGTGCAAAAAGATTATTAGAGAGGAGTAATATTAGAAATATGGAAAAATTTACTTTTTTCATGATTTGAAGAGCCTCAGGGGAGTTGAAGAGTCACAGGTTTAATTTAAATTTATTTTGGGTTTGATCAGGTGTTTTAGCTTTCCTGATCAGTTACTATTTGATTGAATTCAAATACTTTTCCAGCATAGTATATCCTTCTTGAAGCAGATTTCGGTCCTCCGGATCCTGGGGATTTAGATTATTTGCTTTTTCCCATGCATCGGGCATTCCATCGTGGTCGGAGTCTTTTGGTGCTGGCAAACTCATCAGTTCAGGCCAAGCGCCAACATCGTTTTGAGTATCTATAATTCCTGACTTTTTAGAAGGGTCGGCTAAATTTTGTTTTTGCCTATAGGTAGCACCTTCGTAAGTAGCAAATCCGCCTTTCGTCTCATTGACTATCCGAGTATCCACTTCATCTCTTTTAGGTAATATTGCACCAGCATTCTCAAGAACTAGGTTAAAGGCTACTTCTGCGGTTTGTTGATGAATAGGCATAGCATCCCATGATTTTTCAAGCTTGACGAATTTCAGGTTTTCTTCCCCTCCTTGAGGCTGAACTCCACCGTCCCAATTATTGGAAGTGACATTTGCATTTCCTTCCATCACATTATCAGCTATATACCATTTGCCAAAGTCACTTGTTGAATCGCGCATATTTGGGTTGGCTAATCTATATTGAAGTTCACCAGGTTCTGTTGCAGGTCCTGGTTTGTAGTAATTAGCAACCATGTTAATAGTTGAAAATGCAAATTCTGGATTATTAACTTGCTGGTTTTCTCCTCCGTATGTACTATTAAATCCCCAGTTGTAGACTACATTATTTCGAAAGTCTGTATAACCAGAACCTGAAGCCATTCTTGGATTTCGGCTACTATGATGTGCAATCAGGTTATGATGATAGCTACTATAATTTGACCCCCAAATTCCTCCGAAACCATGAGATCCTTTTATGTGATTGGAATTGTACATGCTTTCGGAAATAATACTCCACTGGACTGTAATACTGTCATTATGATAGATTGACATGGTTTCATCGACACTCCAACTGGCGGAAATATGGTCTAAAATTAGATGCTTGTTATATCTACTGGAGATTGCATCGGTATCATCACCGGATTCATTTCCAAGCCTTACTCTCAAATATCGGATGACTACATGATCAGTACCGATCAATATGGGGTTCTTTTTAATGCAAATCCCATCTCCAGGTGCCGTTTGGCCGGCTATGGTAATATAGGGGTTTTTGATACGTAGAGGGCTTTCCAGGTCTATCGTTCCGGAAACTCTAAAGACTACAGTTCGTGGTTCTTTAGCGTCGACCGCAGCTCTCAAACTCCCTTCTCCACTATCATTCAGATTGGTAACTTCATACACTGCTCCTCCGCGGCCACCTTTCGAATATTTTC
Above is a window of Algoriphagus machipongonensis DNA encoding:
- a CDS encoding alpha/beta hydrolase, translating into MTRSFNLFLFLFLFVGLLQAQQLEKEAPTGFDQAREGISHGKIETITYNSKTVGNDRKATVYTPPGFSKNEKYPVLYLLHGIGGDEKEWLEGGHPEIILDNLYADGKLEPMIVVMPNGRAMKDDSKGGNIMAPEKVQAFATFEKDLLDDLIPYVEENFPVLTDRENRAIAGLSMGGGQSLNFGLGNLDKFAWVGGFSSAPNTKEPQVLVPDPEKAKEMLKVLWISCGDADGLLRFSSRTHEYLAENNVPHIYYLETGGHDFKVWKNGLYMFSQLLFKPVDESKFDQYSPLDIS
- a CDS encoding alpha/beta hydrolase; its protein translation is MKKLLLIFIFICGFSALSFSQTTGEIKVDSVYSSYLENDFGEATTRKISVYLPPGYHESDARYPVIYFLHGFTGTHEMRGMKEILDYAIETKRIRPFILVIPNQLTSYGGSFYSNSEYFGGWEDFTAFDLVSHLDKNYKTIATKESRGITGHSMGGYGAIKLAMHHPDIFNTVYAISPGALTIVREYGPNSNTFKELSTITTLEELGKTYFGSVMMAFGRSWSPNPNNPPFYCDFPFEYQGEKLIVHEDVLQKWYANMPVHMIDDNLENLQKLKAIKMDWGRNAGDRFTIQCKMFSQRLENVGITHFAEEYIGTHTSGIYTKDGRIPQQVLPFFDEYLEF
- a CDS encoding acyclic terpene utilization AtuA family protein, yielding MKKIRIGSGAGYGGDRLEPALELMEKGKLDYIGFECLAERTIAIAQEQKRIDPDKGYNHLLNYRMEKVIPLAYKNKIKVITNMGAANPEKAAKIIAELAKQAGAKGMKIAAVFGDDVLEQIKGQDDLLILETGQPLSSIKENIVSANAYLGALPIVEALQNGADIIVTGRVADPSLFLAPLIYEFDWSLEDYVKLGKGTLIGHLLECAAQVCGGYFADPGVKDVPELWNVGFPFVEVNESGDGFVSKIPGSGGVVNTATCTEQMLYEIHDPKKYFTPDCTADFSKVEFQELGKDKVAFIGGTGNQATETYKVSVGYRNGFLGEGEISYGGVNCLKRAELAIEILQKRLVSKELSDLRFEMIGVNSLNTITQSSVIAEPSEIRIRVAGKSINASEARKIGLEVEALYTNGPAGGGGATQKLSELISIASVLMPKKEVKTKIIYQTID
- a CDS encoding sialate O-acetylesterase — protein: MKKWSAFFIIPLLLFLTVFESFAQDPNFYVFLSFGQSNMEGHSKYEPQDTVANERFQVLQAVDCPDLNREMGNWYPAVPPLTRCNTGITPGDYFGKTLAASLPDSIKIGIINVSVGGCKIELFEKDNYESYVETAPGWMKGMIAQYDGNPYGRLLELAKIAQKDGVIKGILLHQGESNTGDQSWPKKVKGVYDNLLFDLGLDPDSVPLLAGELVSAEQGGKCASMNPIIATLPEVISNSYVISSADCEAIADGLHFSASGYRLLGSRYGEQMAQLLMK
- a CDS encoding glycoside hydrolase family 95 protein — encoded protein: MRNVICYFLVLLSLQSYAQERSPLTLWYEQPAGEVWTNALPIGNGKLGAMVYGNVENELIQLNEHTVWSGGPNRNDNPDALAALPEIRRLIFEGKQKEAEELASKTIQTKKSNGQKFQPVGDLNIAFEGHTTFTNYRRELDIERAVSKVTYEVDGVVYTREAIASFAENVIAVHLTASKPGMISFIASMTTPQPNASIALNSDNELAISGTTTDHEGVKGKIKFKSLTKIKNIGGKLTSTGTSIAVKNADEATIYIAIATNFNNYLDLEGDENSRAKGFLVNATTQSFNDLLKTNLVDYQNYFNRVSLSLGETDASKLPTDERLRNFRTGNDPSLVSLYYQYGRYLLISSSQPGGQPANLQGIWNKEMSPPWDSKYTININAQMNYWPAEKTNLAELHEPFLKMVSEMAEAGEETARVMYGARGWMAHHNTDIWRITGPVDAIFWGIWSGGGAWTSQHLWDHFQYSGDMEYLKSIYPILKGAAMFYVDFLVEHPDKPWLVVNPGTSPENAPAAHDGSSLDAGTTMDNQLVFDAFSTVIQASELLKIDQAFADTLQLMRDQLPPMQIGKHGQLQEWLDDIDDPNDHHRHISHLYGLYPSNQISPLRTPELYSASKNTLIQRGDVSTGWSMGWKVNWWARMLDGNHAYKLIQNQLSPVGSNQGGGGSYNNLFDAHPPFQIDGNFGCTSGITEMLVQSANGEIHLLPALPDVWQDGSITGIRAKGGFEVVELDWEDGQIEKLVIKSNIGGNLRLRVPNSLLLENGLKEASGSNPNPFYQVPVTADPIVSPQAKIIPPNLGETSVYDLNTNAGEIYEIVSK
- a CDS encoding CitMHS family transporter: MLSLLGFLTIVILLVLVMSKKASPVVALIMVPIVMGLIGGFGFELVDFMTDGIKTIAPTGVMFIFAILFFGVLTDAGTFKPIIDKLLGFAGNDPARISVAAAVLAMVVHLDGSGAVTFLVTIPAFLPLYDALNMKRANLACIVALSAGTMNILPWGGPTIRAASALEVEVTELFNPLLIPVLVGLIVVLLIAFYLGKSERKSDMAEVEIDKENTFSELERPKLFWFNIILILLAVGVLVSGLAPPHVIFMVAFCIAISVNYPKVKEQSKRIDAHAKAAILMASILFAAGCFTGILKGSGMISAMADSAVAYTPNWIGNHLAVITGVLAMPASLLFDPDSFYFGILPLLSSTAVEFGGSGIEVGRAAIMGQMTTGFPVSPLTGATFLLIGLTGVDLADHQRKTIPYAFLVSMIILIVALLVGAISF
- a CDS encoding AtuA-related protein, which translates into the protein MKLWEIAHSRTGDKGNISNISLIVYDKSNFDLVLQKVTADKVKDWFGERVKGDVIRYELPQLGALNFVLYDALEGGVTSASTLDKHGKSMSSYLLMMEL